From Nocardioides daedukensis, the proteins below share one genomic window:
- a CDS encoding acyltransferase, giving the protein MGERSIHIGRETLIGRQCTLTVGYGPDAPVLPEYGLIIGDRCVVGAFSTLTAHEGIEVGDDVWFGQGVFVSDASHGYQDPDEPIGQQMGAHQPVSIGSGSWIGHRAMILPGSRIGRNVVVGAGSVVRGEIPDHAVVAGIPARVLRTFEPGVGWVNGSGDIRPILTTEELLRRLTAGTP; this is encoded by the coding sequence ATGGGTGAGCGGTCGATCCACATCGGCCGCGAGACCCTGATCGGCCGCCAGTGCACACTGACGGTGGGATATGGACCCGACGCTCCCGTCCTCCCCGAGTACGGCCTGATCATCGGTGACAGGTGCGTTGTCGGCGCGTTCAGCACCCTCACCGCCCACGAGGGCATAGAGGTGGGCGACGACGTCTGGTTCGGACAAGGGGTCTTCGTCTCCGACGCGAGCCACGGCTACCAGGATCCTGACGAGCCGATCGGGCAGCAGATGGGCGCCCACCAACCCGTCTCCATCGGCTCCGGATCATGGATCGGTCATCGCGCGATGATCCTTCCCGGAAGTCGGATCGGTCGCAACGTCGTGGTCGGAGCCGGATCCGTCGTCCGCGGCGAGATCCCTGACCACGCGGTGGTGGCCGGGATACCTGCGCGTGTGCTGCGCACGTTCGAACCCGGGGTCGGATGGGTCAATGGCTCCGGAGACATCCGCCCGATCCTCACCACCGAGGAACTGCTGCGACGACTGACTGCCGGAACCCCATGA
- a CDS encoding MFS transporter, with protein sequence MSPSAEASEPAASRTGVVILTLSLAGMLAALQQTLVVPMLPEVPGIFGVSTDSGTWMVTVTLLTGAVATPIVSRMADMYGKRRMIIWTMVTMILGSLLLALSTSFALAVTGRALQGVASALIPVGISIMRDELPSERVGFGVALMSATLGIGSAMGLPLSGVLYKHFGWHSLFWVSAAVGAAVLVCVVLLVGESKVKTPGRFDLLGALILSAALTSFLLAVSKGSTWGWISLPVLLLFVASVVLMMIWFPYELRVSDAMVDLRTTARRPVLLTNVASVLIALAMYVNMLLTVTLLELPRGTGHGLGLEVSAAGLAMVPTGLIMVVLSPFSGMILNKWGGRLTMAAGAAIMSVSYLLRIPFSHDVTQVIIGSSLVGLGTALCFAAMPMLIMASVPITETAAANGINSLMRAIGGATSSAVFAAVLASMTVSFGGENVPTRGAFDLMFVLCSVATAVAVGVTWLIPVRVREGQRISDKVVPPGRTSAETVVRGILRIGGEAPRQTAAIVTVTQVDGTPVDWARCDQEGGYSVALPGPGRYVIVGNARGWAPHAQCADLGDGTALEHVSLTQELTIAGTVTNGGVPVSEAMVALHHGAGDFVGSVKTDWQGRYRFPLPPAGPYVVTAADPNTSLAVSRKVTATAERMVTDLDLTTGRVNRPARVVK encoded by the coding sequence ATGAGCCCTTCAGCGGAAGCGAGCGAACCCGCCGCATCCCGGACCGGGGTCGTCATCCTGACCCTGTCCCTGGCCGGCATGCTTGCGGCCCTGCAACAGACGCTGGTCGTGCCAATGCTGCCGGAGGTCCCGGGCATCTTCGGGGTCAGCACCGACTCGGGCACCTGGATGGTGACCGTCACCCTGCTCACCGGCGCGGTGGCGACGCCGATCGTGTCGCGGATGGCCGACATGTATGGCAAGCGTCGGATGATCATCTGGACGATGGTCACGATGATCCTCGGCTCCTTGTTGCTGGCCCTGTCGACCTCGTTCGCGCTGGCCGTCACCGGTCGAGCCCTGCAAGGGGTGGCCTCCGCGTTGATCCCAGTCGGGATCTCGATCATGCGCGACGAGCTGCCGAGTGAGCGTGTCGGGTTCGGCGTCGCACTGATGAGCGCGACCCTCGGCATCGGTAGCGCGATGGGACTGCCGCTGTCAGGAGTCCTCTACAAGCACTTCGGATGGCACTCCCTGTTCTGGGTCTCTGCTGCAGTCGGCGCTGCCGTCCTGGTCTGCGTCGTGCTGCTGGTGGGAGAGTCCAAGGTGAAGACACCCGGACGGTTCGACCTGCTCGGCGCCTTGATCCTCTCCGCGGCCCTGACCTCCTTCCTGCTCGCCGTCTCCAAGGGCAGCACATGGGGCTGGATCAGCCTGCCGGTCCTGCTGCTGTTCGTGGCCAGCGTGGTGCTGATGATGATCTGGTTCCCCTACGAGCTCCGGGTCAGCGACGCGATGGTCGATCTGCGTACGACGGCCCGCCGACCGGTCCTGCTGACCAACGTGGCCTCTGTCCTGATCGCCCTCGCGATGTATGTGAACATGCTGCTCACGGTGACGCTGCTGGAACTGCCTCGCGGCACGGGGCACGGTCTCGGGCTCGAAGTCAGCGCTGCTGGACTGGCCATGGTGCCGACCGGGTTGATCATGGTCGTGCTCTCCCCGTTCTCCGGGATGATCCTCAACAAGTGGGGTGGCCGCCTGACCATGGCTGCAGGCGCCGCGATCATGAGCGTCAGCTATCTGCTGCGGATCCCGTTCTCCCACGACGTCACCCAAGTGATCATCGGGTCGTCGCTGGTCGGTCTGGGGACCGCACTGTGCTTCGCCGCGATGCCGATGCTGATCATGGCCTCCGTGCCGATCACCGAGACCGCGGCAGCCAATGGCATCAACTCCCTGATGCGCGCGATCGGGGGAGCAACCTCGAGCGCCGTCTTTGCCGCGGTGCTCGCCTCAATGACGGTGTCGTTCGGCGGCGAGAACGTGCCCACCCGCGGCGCCTTCGACCTGATGTTCGTGCTCTGCTCAGTTGCCACCGCCGTGGCCGTCGGAGTCACCTGGCTGATCCCGGTACGAGTGCGCGAGGGACAGCGCATCTCCGACAAGGTCGTGCCGCCGGGCCGCACGAGTGCCGAGACCGTCGTTCGGGGGATCCTGCGAATCGGGGGCGAGGCACCTCGCCAGACCGCTGCCATCGTGACCGTGACCCAGGTCGACGGCACCCCCGTCGATTGGGCACGCTGCGATCAGGAGGGTGGGTATTCGGTCGCGCTGCCCGGTCCCGGTCGCTATGTCATCGTCGGCAACGCCCGCGGCTGGGCGCCACACGCACAGTGCGCGGACCTCGGCGACGGCACTGCTCTTGAGCACGTGTCCCTGACCCAGGAACTGACGATCGCCGGCACGGTCACCAATGGGGGTGTGCCGGTCAGTGAGGCGATGGTGGCGCTGCATCACGGTGCCGGTGACTTCGTCGGCTCGGTGAAGACGGACTGGCAGGGGCGCTATCGTTTCCCGCTGCCGCCTGCCGGGCCGTACGTCGTGACAGCTGCGGACCCCAACACATCGCTGGCCGTGTCGCGCAAGGTCACCGCGACGGCCGAGCGCATGGTCACGGACCTCGATCTGACGACAGGAAGGGTGAACCGCCCGGCTAGGGTGGTGAAGTGA
- a CDS encoding glucosyl-3-phosphoglycerate synthase translates to MTQDWFSRRTHRWQDWTLESLVEARRVSGTSVSLVVPARNEAATVGDVVARVREQLMDTAHLLDEIVVIDSDSTDATAAVAHDAGAVVHRAKDIRPDLGSVPGKGEAMWKSLFVTRGDLVVFIDADLVDWDTHFVPGLLGPLLSDPSVSLVKGFYERPMLDESDPARTFEGGRVTELVARPLIALLFPELGGLVQPLAGEWAIRRSLFESLSVPTGYAVELAALVDTARSEGVDAIAQVDLGRRAHRHQSLHDLGAMATQIVAAAHRRTGAAPDDSITLRQYAGSAGRITPAPRVVPTLERPPARSIGEPA, encoded by the coding sequence GTGACTCAGGACTGGTTCTCGCGGCGCACGCATCGCTGGCAGGACTGGACACTTGAGTCCCTGGTCGAGGCCCGACGGGTGTCCGGCACCTCGGTCAGCCTGGTGGTTCCGGCCCGCAACGAGGCCGCCACCGTGGGCGACGTGGTGGCACGCGTGCGGGAGCAACTGATGGACACCGCCCACCTCCTCGACGAGATCGTGGTGATCGACTCCGACTCCACGGACGCGACCGCCGCCGTGGCCCACGACGCCGGAGCGGTCGTGCACCGAGCCAAGGACATCCGCCCCGATCTCGGCTCGGTGCCGGGCAAGGGCGAGGCGATGTGGAAGTCCCTGTTCGTCACCCGCGGCGACCTGGTCGTCTTCATCGACGCCGACCTGGTCGACTGGGACACCCACTTCGTGCCGGGACTGCTCGGCCCGTTGCTGAGTGACCCGTCGGTGTCGTTGGTCAAGGGGTTCTATGAGCGGCCGATGCTCGACGAGTCGGACCCGGCGCGCACCTTCGAGGGCGGGCGCGTCACCGAGCTGGTGGCGCGACCGCTGATCGCGCTGCTCTTCCCCGAGCTGGGCGGTCTGGTCCAGCCGTTGGCCGGCGAGTGGGCGATTCGCCGATCCCTGTTCGAGTCGCTCTCGGTGCCGACCGGATATGCGGTGGAGCTGGCCGCACTGGTCGACACCGCCCGCTCGGAGGGCGTCGACGCGATCGCCCAGGTCGACCTCGGCCGTCGGGCGCACCGCCACCAGTCCCTGCACGACCTCGGCGCGATGGCGACCCAGATCGTTGCTGCGGCCCACCGCAGGACCGGTGCCGCCCCGGACGATTCGATCACCCTGCGCCAGTACGCCGGGTCCGCTGGGCGGATCACGCCCGCGCCACGCGTCGTACCCACCCTGGAACGTCCCCCCGCCCGATCCATCGGAGAGCCTGCATGA
- the folP gene encoding dihydropteroate synthase: MTLKLGRHSFDDSATLMMAIVNRTPDSFYDKGATWAEDKAFDRVAQVVDQGAEIVDIGGIKAAPGAEIDAEEERRRVVDFVARVRAAYPRLVISVDTWRASVGRAVCEAGADVLNDAWGGHDPELAQVAADFDAALVCTHTGGVTPRTRPHRVEYVDVVADAIRHTVGEAERAIGLGVDRDSVIIDPAHDFGKNTFHSLEVTRRLGEMVATGHPVLVSLSNKDFVGETLDLPVGERLTGTLAATAVCALAGARIYRVHEVVETRQVVDMVATIAGRRPPTRAIRGLA; this comes from the coding sequence ATGACCCTGAAGTTGGGCCGCCACAGTTTCGACGACAGCGCCACCCTGATGATGGCGATCGTGAATCGCACCCCCGACTCGTTCTATGACAAGGGCGCCACCTGGGCGGAGGACAAGGCCTTCGACCGAGTCGCGCAGGTCGTCGACCAGGGTGCCGAGATCGTCGACATCGGTGGCATCAAGGCAGCCCCGGGTGCCGAGATTGACGCAGAGGAAGAACGGCGTAGGGTGGTCGACTTCGTGGCCCGCGTGCGCGCGGCATACCCCCGCCTGGTGATCAGTGTCGACACCTGGCGGGCCTCTGTTGGTCGTGCCGTGTGTGAAGCAGGCGCCGACGTGCTCAACGACGCCTGGGGTGGACATGACCCCGAGCTCGCACAGGTGGCGGCCGACTTCGACGCGGCCTTGGTCTGCACGCACACCGGCGGCGTGACTCCGCGGACCCGCCCGCACCGCGTCGAGTACGTCGATGTGGTCGCGGACGCCATCCGACACACCGTCGGCGAAGCCGAACGCGCCATCGGTCTGGGCGTCGACCGGGACAGCGTGATCATCGATCCTGCCCACGACTTCGGCAAGAACACCTTCCACTCGCTCGAGGTGACCCGTCGGCTCGGTGAGATGGTCGCGACCGGCCACCCGGTCCTGGTTTCCCTGTCCAACAAGGATTTCGTCGGCGAGACCCTTGACCTCCCAGTGGGGGAGCGCCTCACCGGAACCCTCGCCGCCACGGCTGTCTGTGCGCTGGCAGGCGCCCGCATCTATCGGGTCCATGAGGTGGTCGAGACCCGACAGGTGGTCGACATGGTCGCGACCATCGCCGGGCGTCGCCCTCCGACGCGCGCGATCAGGGGGCTCGCATGA
- a CDS encoding dihydrofolate reductase family protein has protein sequence MDKVAGLAPVADATDDQLRSVYAVPRLPWLRVNFVETIDGAATGESGKSGSINNAADKRIFDQLRAQADVIVIGAGTARVEGYKPADKPIVVVTSSGRVPESLVGAPAGSVLVATHAQSSGLAALRSELGEDNVLVLGESAVDLGALKTALADRGFANLLSEGGPTLFSDMLAAGVVDEVCTTTVPRLVGGEYIRIAHGPVLDVDLSLATLLEEDGTLIGRWFVGR, from the coding sequence GTGGACAAGGTCGCCGGGTTGGCGCCGGTCGCGGACGCCACCGATGATCAGCTGCGATCCGTATATGCAGTGCCGCGCCTGCCGTGGCTGCGGGTGAACTTCGTGGAGACCATCGACGGCGCGGCGACCGGCGAGTCGGGCAAGTCCGGGTCCATCAACAACGCCGCCGATAAACGGATCTTCGACCAGCTTCGAGCACAGGCCGACGTGATCGTCATTGGTGCCGGCACCGCGCGGGTCGAGGGCTACAAACCAGCTGACAAGCCAATTGTGGTCGTCACCTCCAGTGGCCGAGTGCCTGAGTCACTCGTCGGCGCACCTGCGGGCAGCGTTCTGGTCGCCACCCATGCGCAATCGTCGGGTCTTGCCGCGTTGCGGAGCGAACTGGGCGAGGACAACGTCCTGGTGTTGGGGGAGAGCGCTGTCGACCTCGGCGCGCTGAAGACCGCGCTGGCCGATCGGGGTTTTGCGAACCTGCTCAGCGAAGGCGGGCCCACGCTGTTCAGCGACATGCTTGCGGCCGGCGTGGTCGACGAGGTGTGCACCACGACAGTTCCGCGTCTTGTGGGTGGGGAGTACATCCGGATCGCGCACGGCCCGGTGCTCGATGTGGACCTGTCTCTGGCGACCCTGCTTGAGGAGGACGGGACTCTGATCGGGCGTTGGTTCGTCGGGCGCTGA
- a CDS encoding HNH endonuclease, with translation MFEVVETPGTRQPTPGADVPVDASMIARWTNALCQAAGAADGDFARIDALRALEELKCAAEAAQADLAVDLDTSMRARAADQGIPAERQGRGIAHQIALARRVSPHRGQRQLGLAKVLRAELPHTMAAFRAGKIGEWKATLLARETACLDRADRALIDRELAADVATLEKMSDRQVAAEAAKRAAKLDPASVVRRRAKAEADRRVTIRPAPDTMTYLTGLLPMAKGVSVYAALTQAADALKSGGDPRSRGQIMADILVARITGQDDASGQAPVHINLVVSDQTLLGGGNDPAHVDGLGPIPADLARELVERSLSAECETWLKTVYAGPHGGLVAMSSLARLVPKGLGDLLNVRDGGICRTPWCDALIRHHDHATGVANGGETIEEDLQGLCESCNYAKQAPGWSAAGKHPPGKRHQVETTTPTGHTYTSTAPPLPGQRERRSNLVVVEIHHRHDLQLDYAPAA, from the coding sequence ATGTTCGAAGTGGTCGAGACTCCAGGGACGAGGCAGCCCACGCCGGGCGCTGACGTGCCCGTGGACGCCTCGATGATCGCGCGATGGACCAATGCCCTGTGTCAGGCTGCCGGGGCCGCGGACGGCGATTTCGCGAGGATCGATGCATTGCGCGCGCTCGAAGAACTGAAGTGCGCCGCCGAAGCAGCGCAGGCTGATCTTGCTGTGGATCTCGACACCTCGATGCGTGCCCGGGCGGCAGATCAGGGCATCCCGGCCGAGCGTCAGGGTCGCGGCATCGCACATCAGATCGCGTTGGCGCGACGGGTCTCGCCGCATCGTGGTCAGCGGCAACTCGGGTTGGCGAAGGTGCTTCGGGCTGAGTTGCCGCACACGATGGCCGCTTTCCGCGCCGGCAAGATCGGTGAGTGGAAGGCGACCCTGCTGGCCCGCGAGACCGCCTGCCTGGACCGCGCGGACCGGGCCCTGATTGACCGGGAGTTGGCCGCGGATGTGGCCACGCTCGAGAAGATGTCGGACCGTCAGGTGGCCGCAGAAGCCGCAAAGCGAGCGGCGAAGCTCGACCCAGCTTCGGTGGTCCGACGCCGCGCCAAGGCCGAAGCGGATCGGCGGGTCACCATCCGACCAGCACCCGACACGATGACCTACCTGACCGGCTTGTTGCCGATGGCCAAGGGAGTTTCGGTCTATGCGGCCCTGACCCAAGCGGCCGATGCCTTGAAGTCTGGTGGTGATCCTCGTTCTCGTGGGCAGATCATGGCCGACATCTTGGTTGCGCGGATCACCGGCCAGGATGACGCATCTGGTCAGGCGCCGGTGCACATCAACTTGGTGGTTTCCGACCAGACCCTGCTGGGTGGCGGCAACGATCCCGCGCACGTGGACGGGTTAGGACCGATCCCTGCGGACCTGGCCCGCGAACTTGTCGAGCGCAGCCTCTCGGCTGAGTGCGAGACCTGGTTGAAGACGGTGTACGCAGGCCCGCACGGTGGCTTGGTCGCGATGTCGTCACTGGCCAGGTTGGTGCCGAAGGGACTCGGTGACCTACTGAATGTTCGGGATGGTGGGATCTGTCGCACTCCCTGGTGTGACGCTCTGATCCGTCACCATGACCACGCCACAGGAGTCGCGAACGGAGGGGAGACGATCGAGGAAGACCTCCAAGGGCTGTGCGAGTCCTGCAACTACGCCAAACAAGCCCCGGGATGGTCAGCAGCGGGCAAACATCCACCCGGCAAGCGACATCAGGTCGAGACAACCACACCGACCGGACACACCTACACCTCAACGGCACCGCCCCTACCCGGCCAGCGCGAGCGTCGATCCAACCTAGTGGTGGTGGAGATCCATCACCGCCATGACCTGCAACTGGACTACGCCCCTGCAGCCTGA
- a CDS encoding ATP-dependent DNA ligase, producing MLRGRAAALGLNRRDRHAVVVQLSRVIATSATLAATPSRNAKVAAVATLLREAAEAGAPVALVADYLAGTLPQRRVGVSWRGLSSLPDSASVSSLAVEEVDAALTELGALVGSGSAARRSTAVAELFARATVEEQEWLRGLITGELRQGASDGVLLKAIAEAGAVPETAVRRAVMLAGFAGPVARVALESGEAGLSEIRLEVGRPLRPMLAGSAPDIAAAMASSSGDLALDSKLDGIRIQAHRSGSSVRLFTRTLDDVTARLPEVVDAVLALDLSEVVLDGEVIAERSGRPEPFQVTGSRTMSSSDPAAMRETVPLTTYFFDLLHLDGRDLVDEPAAARWQLLSEVAPAHVVPRIVTSDAAKAQAFFDERITAGHEGVVVKDPQAPYAAGRRGAGWVKVKPRHTLDLVVLAVEWGSGRRRGKLSNIHLGARDGDGFVMLGKTFKGMTDEMLAWQTERFLALETSREDHVVFVRPEQVVEIAFDGVQRSTRYPGGVALRFARVLRYRDDKLAAEADTISTMRALLG from the coding sequence ATGTTGCGTGGCCGGGCCGCCGCTCTGGGCTTGAACCGCCGCGACCGGCATGCTGTAGTCGTGCAACTTTCCCGGGTGATCGCGACGTCCGCAACCCTCGCTGCCACGCCCTCACGCAACGCCAAGGTGGCTGCGGTGGCTACCTTGTTGCGCGAAGCGGCCGAGGCCGGAGCTCCGGTCGCGCTGGTCGCCGACTATCTGGCTGGAACACTCCCGCAACGCAGGGTCGGGGTCAGTTGGCGGGGGTTGTCCTCGTTGCCGGATTCTGCATCGGTGAGTTCGCTCGCTGTGGAGGAGGTCGATGCCGCATTGACGGAGCTCGGTGCCCTTGTCGGCAGTGGTTCGGCGGCGCGGCGTTCGACTGCCGTGGCTGAACTCTTCGCGCGGGCGACCGTCGAGGAACAGGAATGGCTGCGCGGCCTGATCACCGGCGAGCTGCGCCAGGGGGCCAGCGACGGCGTACTTCTGAAGGCGATCGCCGAAGCGGGCGCAGTGCCGGAGACGGCTGTACGTCGTGCCGTCATGTTGGCTGGGTTCGCGGGCCCGGTGGCTCGGGTGGCGCTGGAGTCAGGCGAAGCCGGACTCTCGGAGATCCGGCTCGAGGTCGGCCGCCCCCTGCGACCGATGCTGGCCGGCAGTGCCCCGGACATTGCTGCGGCCATGGCCAGTTCGAGCGGCGACCTCGCGCTGGACAGCAAGTTGGACGGCATCCGCATCCAGGCCCATCGCTCTGGCTCATCGGTGCGACTGTTCACTCGCACCCTCGATGATGTCACCGCCCGGTTGCCGGAGGTCGTCGATGCTGTCCTGGCCCTCGACCTCTCCGAGGTCGTACTCGATGGCGAGGTGATCGCCGAGCGATCCGGGCGACCGGAGCCCTTCCAGGTCACCGGATCGCGAACGATGAGCAGTTCTGATCCCGCAGCGATGCGCGAGACGGTGCCCTTGACGACGTACTTCTTCGATCTGCTCCACTTGGACGGGCGAGATCTGGTCGACGAGCCCGCAGCCGCGCGTTGGCAGCTGCTCTCTGAGGTGGCGCCCGCCCACGTCGTACCGCGGATTGTCACCTCCGACGCGGCAAAGGCCCAGGCCTTCTTTGACGAGCGGATCACGGCCGGACACGAGGGCGTGGTGGTCAAGGATCCTCAGGCGCCGTACGCCGCCGGTCGTCGAGGCGCCGGCTGGGTGAAGGTGAAGCCGCGTCACACCCTCGACCTGGTCGTACTCGCTGTCGAATGGGGCAGCGGCCGACGCCGAGGCAAGCTCTCCAACATCCACCTCGGTGCGCGTGACGGGGACGGATTCGTGATGTTGGGCAAGACGTTCAAGGGGATGACGGACGAGATGCTGGCGTGGCAGACCGAGCGGTTCCTCGCACTCGAGACCTCTCGCGAGGATCACGTGGTCTTCGTACGTCCCGAGCAGGTGGTCGAGATCGCGTTCGACGGAGTCCAGCGATCGACTCGTTATCCCGGGGGCGTAGCCCTACGTTTCGCGCGGGTGCTGCGCTACCGCGACGACAAGCTTGCTGCGGAAGCGGACACGATCTCGACGATGCGCGCTCTCCTCGGCTGA
- a CDS encoding helical backbone metal receptor, with product MDPLFDDLGEQVDLSAPPRRIVCLVPSLTEALADTGLLIGATDWCTHPADLDVARVRGTKNPDLNAIAALEPDLVIANQEENRELDVRRLRERGITVWVTVTESVPQAIGAMTRLFVDVLGREQPGWLVEAARLWSGELPDPHTTAAVAIWRDPWMVVGRDTFTGDLLARVGVANAFADSPDRYPTTTVEEISARTPDVVVLPDEPYVFSRDDGPEAFPERKTLLLEGRLITWYGPSLVEAHSTLHELLGRPTI from the coding sequence ATGGACCCCCTCTTCGATGATCTGGGCGAGCAGGTTGATCTGAGTGCGCCTCCGCGCCGGATCGTTTGCCTCGTCCCTTCCTTGACCGAAGCGTTGGCCGACACCGGCCTCCTGATCGGTGCGACCGACTGGTGCACGCATCCAGCCGACCTCGACGTGGCTCGGGTGCGCGGCACGAAGAACCCCGATCTCAACGCGATCGCCGCCCTGGAGCCCGATCTGGTCATCGCGAACCAGGAGGAGAACCGTGAGCTGGACGTCCGCCGGCTCAGGGAACGGGGGATCACGGTCTGGGTGACGGTGACCGAATCGGTGCCCCAGGCCATCGGGGCGATGACCCGGCTCTTCGTCGACGTGCTGGGTCGTGAGCAGCCCGGGTGGCTCGTGGAGGCGGCTCGATTGTGGTCAGGAGAGCTTCCCGACCCGCACACCACGGCCGCGGTGGCGATCTGGCGCGATCCCTGGATGGTGGTCGGCCGCGACACCTTCACCGGTGACTTGTTGGCCCGGGTCGGGGTGGCGAACGCATTTGCGGACTCGCCGGACCGCTATCCGACAACGACTGTGGAGGAGATCTCGGCTCGTACGCCCGATGTCGTCGTGCTGCCCGACGAGCCCTACGTGTTCAGTCGCGACGACGGCCCCGAGGCCTTCCCGGAGCGGAAGACCCTTCTGCTCGAAGGCCGCCTGATCACGTGGTACGGCCCCTCGCTGGTCGAGGCGCACTCCACTTTGCACGAACTCCTAGGACGTCCTACTATTTAA